The Caballeronia sp. SL2Y3 genome includes a window with the following:
- the rfaE1 gene encoding D-glycero-beta-D-manno-heptose-7-phosphate kinase: MSNSTAMEAGNSPANIPVVPRARISAARVLVVGDVMLDRYWFGDVNRISPEAPVPVVHVQKKEDRLGGAANVARNAAALGAQAGLLCVVGHDEPGERIVELLGESRVAAHLARDPELLTTIKLRVLSRQQQLLRVDFENTPNHEVLRACLERFTELLPQHDVILMSDYAKGGLTHVTKMIADAREAGKPVLVDPKGDDWERYRGATLITPNRAELREVIGHWKSEEDLHERVTRLRADLDLGALLLTRSEEGMTLFTENQVLHNSAEAREVYDVSGAGDTVIATVATMLGAGVPLVDSIVYANRAAGIVVGKLGTATVDYNELFA; this comes from the coding sequence ATGTCGAACTCGACGGCAATGGAAGCCGGCAATAGCCCGGCAAATATCCCAGTGGTGCCGCGCGCCCGCATTTCCGCGGCGCGCGTGCTGGTGGTCGGCGATGTGATGCTCGACCGCTACTGGTTCGGCGATGTGAACCGCATCTCGCCCGAGGCGCCCGTGCCGGTCGTGCACGTGCAGAAGAAGGAGGATCGCCTGGGCGGGGCGGCGAACGTCGCGCGCAACGCGGCGGCGCTCGGCGCGCAGGCGGGTCTGCTGTGCGTCGTGGGGCATGACGAGCCGGGCGAGCGCATCGTCGAGTTGCTCGGCGAAAGCCGGGTCGCCGCGCACCTCGCGCGCGACCCGGAGCTGCTCACGACGATTAAGCTGCGCGTGTTGTCGCGCCAGCAGCAACTGCTGCGCGTCGACTTCGAGAACACGCCGAATCACGAAGTGCTGCGCGCGTGCCTCGAACGCTTCACCGAACTGCTGCCGCAGCACGACGTCATTCTGATGTCGGACTACGCGAAGGGCGGTCTCACGCACGTCACGAAGATGATCGCCGACGCGCGCGAGGCCGGCAAACCCGTGCTCGTCGATCCGAAGGGCGACGACTGGGAGCGTTATCGCGGCGCGACGCTCATCACGCCGAACCGCGCCGAGCTGCGCGAAGTGATCGGCCACTGGAAGTCCGAAGAAGACCTGCACGAACGCGTGACGAGGCTGCGCGCGGATCTGGATCTCGGCGCGCTCTTGCTGACGCGCTCGGAGGAGGGCATGACGCTCTTCACGGAGAACCAGGTGCTGCACAATTCGGCGGAAGCGCGCGAAGTGTATGATGTGTCGGGCGCGGGCGACACCGTCATCGCAACGGTCGCGACGATGCTCGGCGCAGGCGTGCCGCTCGTCGATTCGATCGTGTATGCGAATCGCGCGGCCGGCATTGTCGTGGGCAAGCTCGGCACGGCGACCGTCGACTACAACGAACTCTTCGCCTGA
- a CDS encoding UDP-glucose/GDP-mannose dehydrogenase family protein, producing the protein MKVTIVGTGYVGLVTGACLAEIGNDVFCVDVDPRKIEILNNGGVPIHEPGLQEMLKRTRAAGRIQFSTDVKASVEHGDVQFIAVGTPPDEDGSADLQYVLAAARNIGRYSNGFKVIVDKSTVPVGTALQVRRVVEEELKARGVADGFSVVSNPEFLKEGAAVDDFMRPDRIVIGIDDDQAGNRAREMMKRLYAPFNRNHERTLYMDVRSAEFTKYAANAMLATRISFMNDLSNLADAVGADIESVRRGIGSDPRIGYHFLYAGCGYGGSCFPKDVQALVQTARENGHRLQILESVEAVNNAQKEVLVNKIVKRMGEDLRGRTFAVWGLAFKPNTDDMREASSRRLIASLLERGATVRAYDPVAMTEAQRVFALDLEGRREDMERLHFVQTQQEALTGADALVIVTEWKEFKSPDFGHLKSELKMPVIFDGRNLYEPEAMAELGIDYFAIGRPHVELDGNGSRQ; encoded by the coding sequence ATGAAAGTTACCATCGTTGGTACGGGTTACGTCGGTCTTGTGACCGGTGCTTGCCTCGCTGAAATCGGCAATGACGTGTTTTGTGTCGACGTCGATCCGCGCAAGATCGAAATCCTCAATAACGGCGGCGTGCCGATTCACGAGCCGGGCCTTCAGGAAATGCTCAAGCGCACGCGTGCAGCGGGCCGCATCCAGTTCTCCACCGACGTGAAGGCGAGCGTTGAGCACGGCGACGTGCAGTTCATCGCGGTCGGCACGCCGCCCGACGAAGACGGCTCGGCCGACTTGCAGTATGTGCTCGCGGCTGCGCGCAACATCGGACGCTATTCGAACGGCTTCAAGGTGATCGTCGACAAATCGACGGTGCCGGTCGGCACGGCGCTGCAAGTCAGGCGTGTCGTGGAAGAAGAGTTGAAGGCTCGCGGCGTCGCCGACGGCTTCTCTGTCGTGTCGAATCCCGAGTTCCTGAAGGAAGGCGCCGCGGTCGACGACTTCATGCGCCCGGACCGCATCGTGATCGGCATCGACGACGATCAGGCCGGCAACCGCGCGCGCGAAATGATGAAGCGCCTCTACGCGCCGTTCAACCGCAATCACGAACGCACGCTCTACATGGACGTGCGCTCTGCCGAGTTCACGAAGTACGCGGCCAACGCGATGCTCGCCACGCGCATTTCGTTCATGAACGATCTGTCGAATCTGGCGGATGCGGTCGGCGCGGACATCGAATCCGTGCGTCGCGGCATCGGGTCGGACCCGCGCATCGGCTATCACTTCCTGTATGCGGGCTGCGGCTACGGCGGCTCCTGCTTCCCGAAGGACGTGCAGGCACTCGTGCAGACGGCGCGCGAAAACGGACATCGGCTGCAGATTCTCGAATCGGTCGAAGCGGTCAACAACGCGCAGAAGGAAGTGCTCGTCAACAAGATCGTCAAGCGCATGGGCGAGGACCTGCGCGGCCGCACGTTCGCCGTGTGGGGCCTTGCATTCAAGCCGAATACCGACGACATGCGCGAGGCGTCGAGCCGGCGTCTGATCGCGTCGCTGCTCGAACGCGGCGCGACGGTGCGGGCGTATGATCCTGTCGCCATGACTGAAGCGCAGCGCGTGTTCGCGCTCGATCTCGAAGGCCGCCGCGAGGACATGGAGCGTCTTCACTTCGTGCAAACGCAGCAGGAAGCCTTGACGGGCGCGGACGCGCTTGTCATCGTGACCGAATGGAAGGAATTCAAGAGCCCGGACTTCGGGCACTTGAAGAGCGAGCTGAAGATGCCGGTTATCTTCGACGGCCGCAATTTGTATGAACCGGAAGCGATGGCTGAACTAGGCATCGATTATTTTGCAATAGGACGTCCCCATGTCGAACTCGACGGCAATGGAAGCCGGCAATAG
- the lapB gene encoding lipopolysaccharide assembly protein LapB, which produces MDLDFWWLLVIPVAFALGWMASRYDLKTLLSENANLPRSYFRGLNFLLNEQHDKAIDAFIEVAKLDPETIELHFALGNLFRRRGETDRAIRVHQNLLSRADLPVAERDHALYELGQDFLKAGLLDRAEETFRSLEAGEYSLGAQRALLTIYEIEKDWPKSITTAERIEKMGAPSLHMEIAHFHCELAQEALQRKNLDDARAELKLALASNPDNVRATILSGDAEAAAGNVEAAIAVWKRVEAQNEAYLPLVAEKLMKAYAALGRKEDGVDLLIDYATRYPSNDLLDVAYKHVQELRGLDAAHALVRRQMEIAPNLAGMTRLLEAQEATAEEPRRGELQLMRTLVKQRTKNLPRYTCQTCGFRARLFYWQCPGCSGWETYAPRRVEPITSSA; this is translated from the coding sequence ATGGATCTAGACTTCTGGTGGCTGCTCGTCATCCCGGTCGCTTTCGCGCTAGGCTGGATGGCATCCCGCTACGACCTGAAAACGCTGTTATCCGAGAATGCGAACCTGCCGCGCTCGTACTTTCGCGGCCTGAATTTCCTGCTCAACGAGCAACACGACAAGGCGATCGACGCGTTCATCGAAGTCGCCAAGCTGGACCCTGAAACCATCGAGCTGCACTTCGCGCTCGGCAATCTGTTTCGGCGGCGCGGCGAGACGGACCGCGCTATCCGCGTGCATCAGAACCTGTTGAGCCGGGCGGACCTGCCGGTTGCCGAACGCGATCACGCGCTGTACGAACTGGGGCAGGACTTTCTGAAAGCGGGCCTCTTGGATCGGGCGGAGGAAACGTTTCGGTCGCTGGAAGCCGGCGAATATTCGCTCGGCGCCCAACGCGCGCTGCTCACCATTTACGAGATCGAGAAGGACTGGCCGAAATCCATCACCACGGCCGAGCGCATCGAGAAGATGGGCGCGCCGTCGCTGCATATGGAAATCGCGCATTTCCACTGCGAACTCGCGCAGGAAGCGTTGCAGCGCAAGAATCTGGACGATGCGCGCGCCGAACTGAAGCTCGCGCTGGCGTCGAATCCGGACAACGTCCGCGCCACGATTCTCTCGGGCGACGCCGAAGCCGCTGCCGGAAACGTCGAAGCCGCGATCGCCGTCTGGAAGCGCGTCGAGGCGCAGAACGAAGCGTATTTGCCGCTCGTCGCCGAGAAACTGATGAAAGCGTACGCCGCGCTCGGGCGCAAGGAAGACGGCGTCGACTTGCTGATCGACTACGCGACGCGCTATCCGTCGAATGATCTGCTGGATGTCGCGTACAAGCATGTCCAGGAACTGCGCGGTCTCGATGCGGCGCACGCGCTCGTGCGCAGGCAAATGGAGATCGCCCCGAATCTCGCGGGCATGACGCGCCTGCTCGAAGCGCAGGAAGCAACCGCCGAGGAGCCGCGCCGGGGCGAACTGCAACTCATGCGCACGCTCGTCAAGCAACGCACCAAGAATTTGCCGCGGTATACATGTCAAACGTGTGGATTCCGCGCGCGCCTGTTTTATTGGCAGTGCCCCGGCTGCAGCGGCTGGGAGACTTACGCGCCACGACGCGTCGAACCGATCACGAGTTCGGCCTGA
- a CDS encoding lipopolysaccharide assembly LapA domain-containing protein: MKFIVWLIRVLVFVLLLVLALANTQPATLNFLAGYAWQAPLILIGLAFFAVGLLAGLVSAVPAMLRLRIENGRLKRDVRAARETPLVKEEPPMPPLI, encoded by the coding sequence ATGAAATTCATTGTCTGGCTGATCCGCGTTCTGGTCTTCGTGTTGTTGCTCGTGCTGGCGCTCGCCAACACGCAGCCGGCGACGCTGAATTTCCTCGCAGGCTACGCCTGGCAGGCGCCGCTGATCCTGATCGGCCTGGCGTTCTTCGCAGTAGGCCTGCTCGCCGGGCTCGTTTCGGCTGTGCCGGCGATGCTGCGCTTGCGGATCGAAAACGGGCGTTTGAAGCGCGACGTGCGCGCCGCACGGGAAACGCCGCTGGTCAAAGAAGAACCGCCGATGCCGCCGCTCATCTGA
- a CDS encoding integration host factor subunit beta produces the protein MTKSELVAQLASRFPQLVLKDADFAVKTMLDAMSEALANGHRIEIRGFGSFGLNRRPSRVGRNPKSGEKVLVPEKFVPHFKPGKELRERVDGRAGEPLKASNDDDADDL, from the coding sequence ATGACCAAATCGGAATTGGTCGCCCAGTTGGCCTCGCGATTTCCGCAACTTGTGCTCAAGGATGCGGATTTCGCGGTCAAGACGATGCTCGATGCGATGTCGGAGGCGCTTGCCAACGGTCATCGCATCGAAATTCGCGGCTTCGGCAGCTTCGGGCTCAACCGTCGTCCGTCGCGCGTCGGGCGCAATCCCAAGTCGGGTGAAAAAGTGCTGGTGCCGGAGAAATTCGTGCCGCATTTCAAGCCGGGCAAGGAATTGCGTGAACGCGTCGATGGCCGCGCAGGCGAGCCGCTGAAGGCGTCGAATGACGACGATGCGGACGATCTCTGA
- the rpsA gene encoding 30S ribosomal protein S1 → MQILIFMSDLQTSTPNNESFAALFEESLTKQDMRAGEVISAEVVRVDHNFVVVNAGLKSEAYIPLEEFLNDAGEVEVQAGDFVSVAIDALENGYGDTILSRDKAKRLASWLSLEKALDNNELVTGTITGKVKGGMTVMVNGIRAFLPGSLVDTRPVKDTTPYEGKTLEFRVIKLDRKRNNVVLSRRAVIEATQGEERAKLLETLKEGAIVEGVVKNITDYGAFVDLGGIDGLLHITDIAWRRVRHPSEVLSVGQEVTAKILKFDQEKNRVSLGIKQLGDDPWEGISRRYPSGTRLFGKVTNITDYGAFVEVESGIEGLVHVSEMDWTNKNVAPSKVVQLGDEVEVMVLEIDEDRRRISLGMKQCKPNPWDDFSRNFKKGDKLQGAIKSITDFGVFIGLPGGIDGLVHLSDLSWSETGEEAVRKYKKGDEVEAVVLGIDVEKERISLGIKQLEGDPFSNFVAINDKGAIVDGVVKSVDPKGAVVTLSGEVEGYLRASEIAQDRVEDARNVLKEGDKVNAMIINIDRKSRGINLSIKAKDSAEQQEAMRGLQASDSNAAATGTTNLGALLKAKLDGQNS, encoded by the coding sequence GTGCAAATATTGATTTTTATGTCCGACCTGCAAACCTCCACCCCGAATAACGAATCTTTCGCGGCTCTGTTCGAAGAGTCGCTGACCAAGCAGGACATGCGCGCCGGCGAAGTGATCTCCGCCGAAGTCGTGCGTGTCGACCACAACTTCGTGGTCGTGAATGCTGGTCTGAAGTCCGAAGCCTATATTCCGCTCGAAGAGTTCCTGAACGACGCGGGTGAAGTGGAAGTGCAGGCGGGCGACTTCGTTTCCGTCGCGATCGACGCGCTGGAAAACGGCTATGGCGACACCATCCTGTCGCGCGACAAGGCGAAGCGTCTGGCTTCGTGGCTGTCGCTGGAAAAAGCGCTGGACAACAACGAGCTCGTCACCGGCACCATCACCGGCAAGGTGAAGGGCGGCATGACCGTGATGGTCAACGGCATCCGCGCGTTCCTGCCGGGTTCCCTCGTGGACACGCGTCCGGTCAAGGACACGACCCCGTACGAAGGCAAGACGCTCGAATTCCGCGTCATCAAGCTCGACCGCAAGCGTAACAACGTCGTGCTGTCGCGCCGCGCCGTGATCGAAGCCACGCAAGGCGAAGAGCGCGCGAAGCTGCTCGAAACGCTGAAGGAAGGCGCGATCGTGGAAGGCGTGGTCAAGAACATCACCGACTACGGCGCGTTCGTGGACCTCGGCGGCATCGACGGCCTGCTGCACATCACCGACATCGCATGGCGTCGCGTGCGTCACCCGTCGGAAGTGCTGTCGGTCGGCCAGGAAGTCACCGCGAAGATCCTCAAGTTCGACCAAGAGAAGAACCGCGTTTCGCTCGGTATCAAGCAACTGGGCGACGATCCGTGGGAAGGCATCTCGCGCCGTTACCCGTCGGGCACGCGTCTGTTCGGCAAGGTCACGAACATCACCGACTACGGCGCATTCGTCGAAGTGGAATCGGGCATCGAAGGCCTCGTCCACGTGTCGGAAATGGACTGGACGAACAAGAACGTTGCACCGTCGAAGGTCGTGCAGCTGGGCGACGAAGTCGAAGTCATGGTTCTCGAGATCGACGAAGACCGCCGCCGTATCAGCCTCGGCATGAAGCAGTGCAAGCCGAATCCGTGGGACGACTTCAGCCGCAACTTCAAGAAGGGCGACAAGCTGCAAGGCGCGATCAAGTCGATCACCGACTTCGGCGTCTTCATCGGTCTGCCGGGCGGCATCGACGGTCTGGTTCACCTGTCGGACCTGTCGTGGTCGGAAACGGGCGAAGAAGCAGTTCGCAAGTACAAGAAGGGCGACGAAGTCGAAGCCGTGGTTCTGGGCATCGACGTCGAGAAGGAGCGCATTTCGCTCGGCATCAAGCAGCTCGAAGGCGATCCGTTCAGCAACTTCGTCGCGATCAACGACAAGGGCGCAATCGTCGACGGCGTCGTGAAGTCGGTCGATCCGAAGGGTGCGGTCGTCACGCTGTCGGGCGAAGTCGAAGGCTACCTGCGCGCTTCGGAAATCGCACAAGACCGCGTGGAAGATGCGCGCAACGTGCTGAAGGAAGGCGACAAGGTCAACGCGATGATCATCAACATCGATCGCAAGTCGCGCGGCATCAACCTGTCGATCAAGGCGAAGGATTCGGCCGAGCAGCAGGAAGCCATGCGCGGCCTGCAAGCTTCGGACTCGAACGCCGCCGCTACCGGCACGACCAACCTCGGCGCGCTGCTGAAGGCCAAGCTCGACGGCCAGAACAGCTAA
- the cmk gene encoding (d)CMP kinase, translated as MKPSRPFDPTPVITIDGPTASGKGTVAAVVAATLGFHLLDSGALYRLAALASVRYGIDKGDAPALANLVGDLHITFREGCAQLDGVDVSTEIRAEEIGNRASAIAVHPEVRQALVARQRAFRKRPGLVADGRDMGTVIFPDATLKVFLTASVEARAARRHKQLMQKGFSANMDDLLRDLRERDARDMNRVAAPLKPAADAKTLDTSGLSIDQAVEQIIGWYSEVRV; from the coding sequence ATGAAACCGAGCCGTCCATTCGACCCCACTCCAGTCATCACCATCGACGGGCCGACGGCCTCCGGCAAGGGCACGGTCGCGGCGGTCGTCGCGGCCACGCTCGGCTTTCACCTGCTCGACAGCGGCGCGCTGTACCGGCTCGCGGCGCTCGCGAGCGTCCGCTACGGCATCGACAAGGGCGACGCCCCGGCGCTTGCAAACCTCGTCGGCGACCTCCATATCACCTTTCGCGAAGGATGCGCGCAGCTCGACGGCGTCGATGTGTCGACTGAAATCCGCGCCGAGGAAATTGGCAATCGCGCGTCCGCTATCGCGGTGCATCCCGAAGTGCGGCAGGCGCTCGTCGCCCGCCAGCGGGCGTTCCGCAAGCGCCCGGGGCTCGTGGCCGACGGCCGCGACATGGGCACGGTCATCTTCCCCGACGCGACGCTAAAGGTCTTCCTGACCGCGAGCGTCGAGGCCCGCGCGGCGAGACGCCATAAGCAATTGATGCAAAAAGGCTTTTCTGCTAATATGGATGACTTGCTGCGCGATTTGCGCGAACGCGACGCCCGCGACATGAACCGGGTAGCCGCGCCGCTCAAGCCCGCGGCGGACGCGAAGACGCTGGACACCTCCGGTTTGTCGATCGATCAAGCGGTCGAGCAGATCATCGGCTGGTACAGCGAAGTGCGCGTGTAG
- the aroA gene encoding 3-phosphoshikimate 1-carboxyvinyltransferase, whose protein sequence is MEHLDLGPFARASGTVRLPGSKSISNRVLLLAALSTGETAITNLLDSDDTRVMLAALETLGVTLRRDGERVIVTGTGGAFPSKSAELFLGNAGTAVRPLTAALAVNGGEYRVHGVPRMHERPIGDLVDGLRQIGAKIDYEQNDGFPPLRIHASKIAVDKLIRVRGDVSSQFLTALLMSLPVIEGRSGPVTIEVEGELISKPYIEITVRLMERFGVTVERDGWARFTVPAGASYRSPGAIMVEGDASSASYFLAAGAIGHGPVRVEGVGRSSIQGDVGFADALNRMGANVMMGDDWIEVRGVESDDGKLAPIDMDFNLIPDAAMTIAVAALFANGTTTLRNIASWRVKETDRIAAMATELRKVGATVEEGADHLVVTPPAKLTANAAIDTYDDHRMAMCFSLVSLGGVPVRINDPKCVNKTFPDYFDRFATLVRT, encoded by the coding sequence ATGGAACATCTCGATCTCGGACCCTTCGCGCGCGCGTCCGGCACGGTGCGGCTGCCCGGTTCGAAGAGCATCTCGAACCGCGTGCTGCTGCTCGCCGCGCTTTCGACCGGTGAAACGGCGATCACCAATCTGCTCGATTCCGACGACACGCGCGTGATGCTGGCCGCGCTCGAAACGCTCGGCGTGACGCTTCGGCGCGATGGCGAGCGGGTGATCGTGACGGGCACGGGCGGCGCGTTTCCGTCGAAGTCGGCGGAGCTTTTTCTCGGCAACGCGGGAACGGCGGTGCGTCCGCTGACGGCGGCGCTCGCGGTCAACGGCGGCGAATACCGCGTGCACGGCGTGCCGCGCATGCATGAGCGGCCGATCGGCGATCTCGTCGACGGGCTGCGTCAGATCGGCGCGAAGATCGACTACGAGCAGAACGACGGCTTTCCGCCGCTCAGGATTCACGCATCGAAAATCGCCGTGGACAAGCTCATTCGCGTGCGCGGCGACGTGTCGAGCCAGTTTCTTACCGCGCTTCTGATGAGCCTGCCGGTTATCGAGGGCCGCAGCGGCCCGGTGACGATCGAAGTCGAAGGCGAGCTCATTTCCAAGCCGTATATCGAGATCACCGTGCGGCTGATGGAACGCTTCGGCGTCACTGTCGAGCGCGACGGCTGGGCGCGCTTCACCGTGCCCGCGGGCGCGTCGTACCGGTCTCCCGGCGCGATCATGGTGGAAGGCGACGCGTCGTCCGCGTCGTATTTCCTGGCGGCGGGCGCCATCGGCCACGGGCCGGTGCGCGTGGAAGGCGTCGGGCGGTCGAGCATTCAGGGCGACGTCGGCTTCGCGGACGCGCTCAATCGCATGGGCGCGAACGTGATGATGGGCGACGACTGGATCGAGGTACGCGGCGTCGAGTCCGACGACGGCAAGCTCGCGCCCATCGACATGGACTTCAACCTGATTCCCGACGCCGCGATGACCATTGCCGTGGCCGCGCTTTTCGCGAACGGCACGACGACGCTGCGCAATATCGCGAGCTGGCGGGTGAAGGAAACCGACCGCATCGCCGCGATGGCGACCGAACTGCGCAAGGTCGGCGCGACGGTCGAAGAGGGCGCGGATCATCTGGTCGTCACGCCGCCGGCGAAGCTCACCGCGAACGCCGCCATCGACACGTACGACGATCACCGCATGGCGATGTGCTTTTCCCTCGTGAGTCTGGGCGGCGTGCCGGTGCGCATCAACGATCCGAAGTGCGTGAACAAGACTTTCCCCGACTATTTCGACCGTTTCGCGACGCTCGTCAGAACCTGA
- a CDS encoding prephenate dehydrogenase/arogenate dehydrogenase family protein, producing the protein MAAFTSNKLVIFGVGLIGGSLARALRERAGLAGRVVGVGRSAQSVARAVELGVIDEASALDDDAALSRALHGADIVLLAAPVAQTQPLLARIAPFLDAQTLVTDAGSTKSDVVAAARAALSERVAQFVPGHPIAGRESSGVDAALPDLYVDRNVVLCPLAENAPEAVERIAAMWRATGAAVHTMSEAQHDRVFASVSHLPHVLSFALVEQILEAPDAQLKFSFAAGGFRDFTRIAASSPEMWRDVCLANRAALLAELDAYTDVLARFRAAIDASDGAALEAAFARSRVARTEWQERGGVKIPGDSPTK; encoded by the coding sequence GTGGCCGCGTTCACTTCCAATAAACTGGTTATTTTCGGCGTCGGCCTGATCGGCGGGTCGCTCGCGCGCGCGCTGCGCGAACGCGCCGGGCTCGCGGGGCGCGTGGTCGGCGTCGGGCGCTCGGCGCAGTCGGTGGCGCGCGCGGTCGAACTCGGCGTGATCGACGAAGCCTCCGCGCTGGACGACGACGCCGCGCTCTCGCGCGCGTTGCACGGCGCCGATATCGTGCTGCTCGCCGCGCCGGTCGCGCAGACGCAGCCGTTGCTCGCGCGCATCGCGCCGTTTCTCGATGCGCAGACGCTCGTCACCGACGCGGGCAGCACGAAGAGCGACGTCGTCGCGGCCGCACGGGCGGCGCTGTCCGAACGCGTTGCGCAGTTCGTGCCGGGGCATCCGATTGCCGGGCGCGAGTCGAGCGGCGTCGATGCCGCGTTGCCTGATCTTTACGTCGATCGCAATGTGGTGCTGTGTCCGCTCGCCGAGAACGCGCCGGAAGCCGTCGAGCGCATCGCCGCGATGTGGCGGGCGACCGGCGCGGCGGTGCACACGATGAGCGAGGCGCAGCATGATCGCGTGTTCGCGTCGGTGAGTCATCTGCCGCATGTGCTTTCGTTCGCGCTCGTCGAGCAGATTCTCGAAGCGCCGGACGCGCAACTGAAGTTCTCGTTCGCGGCGGGCGGTTTTCGCGATTTCACGCGCATTGCGGCGTCGAGCCCGGAAATGTGGCGCGACGTGTGTCTGGCGAACCGCGCGGCGCTGCTCGCCGAGCTCGACGCCTACACCGACGTGCTCGCGCGGTTTCGCGCGGCCATCGACGCATCGGACGGCGCGGCGCTCGAAGCGGCGTTCGCGCGCTCGCGCGTGGCGCGCACGGAGTGGCAGGAACGCGGCGGCGTGAAGATTCCCGGCGATTCGCCCACGAAATAA
- the pheA gene encoding prephenate dehydratase encodes MDDDLNSRLKPLRERIDALDAQLIALLNQRASVALEVGEVKKHFNAPVFRPEREMQVIARLQAMSDGPLAADHISAIWREIMAASRALEQTLRAAFLGPVGTYSEQAMFEYFGHSIEGLPCPSIDEVFRSVEAGAAQYGVVPVENSAEGAVSRTLDLLLQTQLVIGGELALPIHHNLLTASGSLEGVTRVCAHPQALAQCQRWLSANVPHLERQAVSSNAEAARMAVADSTVAAIAGDRAATHYGLGVVYSLIQDDPHNRTRFVIIGKQPSDASGHDQTSLIVSVANEPGAVFKLLEPLAKHGVSMTRFESRPARVGTWEYYFYIDVEGHRNDASVAAALEELGQKAAFLKILGSYPRAR; translated from the coding sequence ATGGACGACGATCTCAATTCAAGACTCAAACCGCTGCGTGAGCGCATCGACGCGCTCGACGCACAACTCATCGCGCTCCTGAACCAGCGCGCTTCCGTGGCGCTCGAAGTGGGCGAGGTGAAGAAGCACTTCAACGCGCCGGTGTTTCGTCCGGAGCGTGAGATGCAGGTCATCGCGCGCTTGCAGGCCATGAGCGACGGCCCGCTCGCGGCCGACCACATCAGCGCCATCTGGCGCGAGATCATGGCCGCGAGCCGCGCGCTCGAACAGACGCTGCGCGCCGCGTTCCTCGGGCCGGTCGGCACCTACAGCGAACAGGCGATGTTCGAATACTTCGGACACTCGATCGAAGGTCTGCCGTGCCCGTCCATCGACGAAGTGTTCCGCTCGGTCGAAGCCGGCGCGGCGCAGTACGGCGTCGTGCCCGTCGAGAATTCGGCGGAAGGCGCGGTGTCGCGCACGCTGGATTTGCTGCTGCAAACGCAACTCGTGATCGGCGGCGAGCTGGCCCTGCCGATTCATCACAATCTGCTTACGGCCTCAGGCTCGCTGGAAGGCGTGACGCGCGTGTGCGCGCACCCGCAGGCGCTCGCGCAGTGCCAGCGGTGGCTTTCCGCGAACGTGCCGCATCTGGAGCGGCAGGCGGTGTCGAGCAATGCGGAAGCCGCGCGCATGGCCGTGGCGGACTCGACCGTGGCCGCGATCGCCGGCGACCGCGCAGCGACGCATTACGGCCTGGGCGTCGTGTACTCGCTGATCCAGGACGATCCGCACAACCGCACGCGTTTCGTGATTATCGGCAAGCAGCCGTCGGACGCGAGCGGCCACGATCAGACCTCGCTGATCGTGTCTGTCGCAAACGAGCCGGGCGCGGTGTTCAAGCTGCTGGAACCGCTCGCGAAGCACGGCGTCTCGATGACGCGCTTCGAGTCGCGGCCCGCGCGCGTCGGGACGTGGGAGTACTACTTCTATATCGATGTCGAAGGCCATCGCAACGATGCGTCGGTGGCCGCCGCGCTGGAAGAACTCGGGCAAAAGGCCGCGTTTCTCAAGATTCTCGGGTCGTATCCGCGCGCCCGGTAA